GAATTTGAGTACTCCGAAGGGGAACTTTTGTGAACGAACTAGAAAAGCCACTTATCGTCATTAAAATTGGTTCTTCTTCGATAGTCAAACACGAGGGTAACAATACTGATATTGATTTAAATAAAATTTCTGGATTGTGTAAATCTATTAATGAATTGAGAGATAGTGGTCACAGAGTCATATTGGTTTCATCTGGAGCCGTAGCTGCTGGTACTCACATAGTTGGAATAGAAAGACCCAAGAGTAATGATTTAAAAGGTTTGGCTGCCTGTGCTGCTATAGGTCAACCACAACTGATGACTTTATATTCTAAATTCGCTAAAGAATTAGGCTTTATCTTTGCGCAAGTTTTATTAACAAGATCCGATTTTCATGACCAGGATGCTCTTGACTATTTGGAAAGAACTTTTGAATCACTTTTTGAACTCGGTGTTGTCCCACTGGTAAATGAGAATGATGTCGTTAGCAATAGAGAGTTAAATTTTGGTGATAATGATGGTATTTCTGCATTAATCACAATCTTGTTAAAAGCAGATAAATTCGTTTTATTAACTGACCAGGAAGGTCTGTTAGATAAAGACCCGAACGAACATGATGATGCAAAATTAATTGAAGATATAGACGTTTATCTGCCTTCAATGGTTGATCAACATGCTTCGATGAGCGAGTATGGCAGTGGTGGTCACGGTACTAAAGTTGCAGCAAGCGATTTGGCAACTTACGCTTGTGCGGATTTAGTGGCCCATATTGCAAATTCAAAAAAAGCAGATTCGATAGTAAATATTCTTAATAGCACCGAAAAGTCTACACGTATTAAAGCGAAAAATACTGGATTATTATCACCTATTGAGGCATATGAAATATTTGGTGAACTTGAAAAAGGCCGACAAGAAGGTCGCCCATATATTTCTGTTGCTGATTTAGTTAATCAAAAGTGATAGTCGCGATAAGTTTGATAGTCGTCATTTTGAGTTTATTCGGAGTCATAGTGACCGAAGTCAAAGGGTGTTCAACAAATTATATTTCGAAATACTTGCAATTAGCCAGAATCTCTACAATGATGCGAGTAGAATTTTTTCTAATATAATATTTAATAACAGGAGATATATAAAATGCCAAAATACGATCGGACAACTTTACTCAAAGATCTAACTTCTGATTCTCCAGCCGCTGTAAAAAAATTGCTTCGTACTAGCGATATCGCATTATTGTTCCAAGTATCCGAAAGAACAGTTGCGGAGTGGGCAAGACGTGGAAGAATACCTAGTGTTCGTACACCTGGAGGCCATCGTCGTTATCCTAGTGAACAAATTGTTAGTTTGCTTCGTGAGGCTGAATTAGCTGGAGAAGGTTCTTCAAATAACTAATTCAAAAATAATTTATTACATGAATGCCTAAATATAAATATAAATTCTTCCTATTCGTATTATTCGTTTAAAAGAAATTTTTCTTTCTCTAAACTGAAAAAGATGCTTTACGCTACCATTTTTATAGCCGATAATAATATGGAGAGGAGTTTTCATGAAGAGAATTTTTAGTAAATTATTTGGTGTAGGTGTAATTGTCCTTGGACTTTTTACAGCAGTTTTTGTGTGGAAAAAAAATACTGAATCAAGTGAAGTCAATTTCGTAGATGAGCTAGTTTCTAGTGTTTCGGGTTTACGTGAATGGAATAGTGCGTTATCTCGAGAAATTGTACGATCTCATAGAGATGCAAGAGATGTGTGCGTAGCTGTTGTAAGTGTTGAGTCCTCTGTTGAAAGAATAAATAGTGAATGGTTAAGAGATGTTGAAGTTGAATTCGTGAAATCAGTCCGTGGATCAGATCTACTCGCACATAATAGCAATGGTGAATTCTATTTATTATTTCCTGAAGCAGGCTTAGATGAAGGTTATGAAGCTATCGAGCGCATGAAAGGGTCTTTACCACAAGACACCATCATTAATGCTTCAGTGGCAGTTTGGGATCATTGTGAAACTGCTAGTGAATTAATGTCAAGATCTATAAATACTCTGCAGTCGGAAAAAAAGAATGTTTCTTCAAAGATTATTGTTAGTGAAGCACCTGTTAATGTAGCTCCGGTCACAGTTAAATCAAAAATCATGTAATAATATATAGATGAATTTAGAAAAGAAGTTTGAATCTGCTAAAAATGCATCTTTAGTGATGCGTAGTATCGATTCTTTAAAAAAGATTGAGTTGATTAAATCAGTCGTTGACCACGTCGGCAAACATTCAGATAAAATTATTTCTACTAATCGAATTGAATGTGAGAATGCTAAAAAAAATGGTTTAACAGACTCACAAATAGACAGACTATTTCTTGACCAGCAAAGAATTGATGCAATGATGCTAGCAGGTAGGAATGTTGCAGAATTAGATGATCCAGTTGGAGAAGTTTTAGAAACATTTTTTGGTGCTAAAAATATTGAGATAAAAAAAGTTCGAGTGCCTATGGGTCTTGTTGCAGTAATTTATGAAAATCGACCTAATGTCACATTAGATGCCGTGTGTATTGCTTTAAAAAGTTCAAATGCGGTTATTCTAAGAGGATCTTCTAGTGCACATGAAACAAATACAGAAATAATTCTTGCAATTAAAGAAGGTATCAGTGCTATTGGTTTAGATGAAAATATTGTTTCATTTATCGACGACCCTTCTCATGAGAGTGCGATTGCATTAATGCAAGCAAAGGGTTATGTCGATGTACTTATACCCAGGGGCGGTCCTTCTCTGATTAACTCTATTGAAACTAATGCAACGGTACCTTACGTCATTGACGGTGCTGGTAATTGCCATGTATACGTCGATTCAAAAGCTGATATATCTATGGCATTAGATATTGTTATTAATTCAAAAACACAACGTACAAGCGTTTGTAATGCATGTGAATCTTTAGTCGTTCATAATGATATTGCACAGGAATTTATTCCAATGATTGTCGATAATCTTTTTGAAGCTGGTGTATTGATCCATGGTGATAAAAAATCGTGCGATATTATTTCTGAATGTTCTGAACAGGCTATGGGAGCTACAGGTTCATTGATATTAGCAACTGAAGAAGATTTTGCGAAAGAGTATTTGGGTTTAGAGATATCAATTATCGTTGTCGAAAGTCTCAGTGATGCAATCGAACATATAAACAAGAATTCAACTGGTCATACAGAATCTATTGTTACAAGTGATTTATCAAATGCACAACAGTTTATGAATGGTATTGAATCTGCTGTGGTAATGCATAATACCTCAACACGTTTTACCGATGGTGAACGTTTTGGTTTTGGTGCAGAGATAGGAAATTCAACTCAAAAACTACATGCTCGTGGACCTATGGCTTTAAAAGAATTAACTACTTATCAATATAGAGTTAGTTCTAATGGTGAAACGGTATAAAGGTGATTTTGACCAATCCATAGAAATATCAATGTTATCAGCATTTAAATTGGTTAGCCAATAATTTGATTAAGAACTAGAATTAGTTTATGAGAATTGGTATATATGGAGGTACTTTCGATCCTATACATTTTGCTCACCTACATGCAATCGCTTATGCGTTCGAAAACGCAAAACTAGATTTATGTCGTGTGATCGTGGCGCGGGACCCTTGGCAGAAACCAGAAGTCAAAGCTGACGCACAAAAACGATTCAGATGGACTCAACTTGGTGTCGAAGAATTTTTTCCCGATAATAAAAATATTATTGTTGATGATTGTGAAATAAAAAGAGATGGGAATACATACACAATAGATACAATAAATGAATTGAAACATAAGTATCCTAATGACGATTTAGTTTTAATTGTTGGTGATGATATTCCAGAAAATTTTAATACTTGGAAGGATCATGACCAGATAATAAAATTGTGTGAATTATTTATAGTGTCAAAATCTATAATGCCAATTTCTTCAACTTATATAAGAAAACAATTATTAGAAGGCAAGACAGTACGCGCTTTAATACCTAAGAGCATAGAAAATGATATTATATTAAATAATTTCTACACATAAGTATTCAAGTAGCCGATAATATTGATATATTAGTTACAAATTTTAGAGGAGTAAATAATAGATAATTTTGAAGGTATATTAAAAGCTGATCGTGATTTAATCGAGATCATTGTTAGTGCTGCCCAAGATAAAAAAGCCCAAAGTATTCAAGTATATGACGTAGGTAATATTATTGGTATTGCTCAGTACTTTGTTGTTTGTTCTGCAAATAATGACCGTTTAGTATCAACAATTGTAGATTCAATTTTGCGTAAAGCTCGTGAAGGTTCGTATCATAGTGTCGGCCTTGAAGGTGACAAACAAAAAGAGTGGGTTCTAATCGATTTCGGCTCCATAGTTGTTCATGTTTTTCTTAATGATATTCGCGAATACTATCGTATAGAACGATTGTTCAAAGATTGTAAAAAGTATAGTTTCGAATCTGAGCAAATACAAAAAGGTGATGAAGAATCTATAGTTGCATATTAGAAAATTTGTAGCTTCCACTATATACCTATTAACAAAAAAATGTTGCAGTATCTTGCAAGCACGCAACGAATATTATTTGCTTTTATATAGAGTTGTGTCGATAATAAAGATAACCGAAGGAGGTTATCATGAAAACAGATATGTTAAACAAACTTGTTACATTACTGTTGGTTATCGGCGGACTTAACGTGGGTATAACTCAAGTTACGAAAACCAATTACTTAGAAAAACTATTAGGAGGAGGCACAACATTACCAGGTGTGCTCTATGTCATAATTGGCGTAGCTGCATTACTGGGCTTGTACCATTTGCTTGATGAAACAATGCATCACAGCACCCACTAATAGATACCATCCATTCAATTATGACCTCGAGAAATCGGGGTCATTTTTTATGCTTATTATTTTATATTAGACTCAGAAAATGGAAAAATTGCGGATAGGAATTATTGGAACTGGAATAGGTCTGCGACAAATTGCGCCGGGTTTTTTAAAAACTGGTCAAGTGGAAATTACTGCAGTTAGCGGAAGTAGCATCGATCGTACACTTCTACATGTTCAAGAAAGTGCTATTGCTGGAAACAATGGTGTTGAATCAAATGATCTTTTAGTCACAGACGATTTTAAAAAAGTTTGTGATAGTAACGATGTAGATCTAATATGTGTAACGACACCTAATGAATTCCATATTGAACAAATGGCGTATGCCTTAAATACTGACAAGCATATTCTCTTAGAAAAGCCAGTAGGTATGACTAAGCGAGAAACTGAAGACTTGGTAAAATTGCAAGGTAGCAAAAATCGTTTAGTAGTGGTCGATCATCAACTCCGTTTTAATCCTTATTTTGTGAAAATAAAGAAGCTAATAGAACACGGCAATATAGGGAAACCATATTATATTTCTATAAACCATGCTTCTCCCTGGATCATGGATAATAAACATGATTATTTATGGTCATTAGATAAAGAACTTGGTGGGGGTGTGAGACTTGCTTTGGGTATTCATCTCATAGATCTGGTTCGGTTTTTTCTTGGGTGTGAACCATATGCTGTTAGCGCAACATTGAATAATATTTTTTATACATACAATCCTATAGGATCAAAAGAATTTAATTCCCAGGTTTCTCTTTATTTTTCTGCTAATTTAAATTTTCCAGAATGTGATGTTGTTCTATCTAATAGTGCTGTCTCGCATAGCGGTTATCAATTCGATATGATGATCCGCGGAGATCAGGGTGAGATTGGCTTTAATCTAAAAGATAATGCCATATTTTATAAAAATAATAAAGACGGAGAAAAAATTATTAGTGATGATGCGACAAAAGAATATGACTTGCTCGGTGGAAATACAATATTCTGGAACTCATTCACATATTACGCACAAATTATTGTTGATGCTATACAAAATGGCGATAATAAAATAGTAAATGCTTCAGGCTTGGATGATGCAATTAAAAATATGACAGTACTTGATGCAATGATGACATCTAGCCAAAATGGTACTCGCGAACTATTAGGTGAATGGCCAAAAAATCAATATTCTTAAAATATTAGTGAATAGATTTATTCTTTGTGCTTTTAAAAGTTATTAAAAGAGAAGTATAAATAATCGATGCCACCATGCCCAAAATAAAACTTAAAATTGAATTGATATTGGTTAAAGTTTCATAAATGATAGTTAAAAAGAAAAGTGAACCAAACTATGCCAGAAACATATGTTCTTTCAATGAAGAAAGGTAGTAGTAAATTTATAACAAAATTCACAATGTGATTCTAATTTAATTTATGGATAACTTAATAAGCTCTAGAAACCTATTCCAATTGTAGCTGGTGGCGGAACCGATGTTGTTATAGTTGTCATTTGTGGTTCATCTAATGGCTGACCAATGGTTGGTGAGCTCATAGTGACAGCTGGTGTATTAGGTTGGCGGCCTATCGGTGTTGGTGCCTCAGATGTTTGACCACCTAATACAAAAAATCCGCTACAACCACCTAATAACATGCTCAAAGCGGTTGGAGCTACTCTTTGCAAATTTTTCTTTAACTTAGACATATAATACCTCTCTTAGAAACACCCTTATTAGTGCAATTATGGACAAATAGCAAATAGCGGATATAGACGCTTTTTGTGTTATAATTCATGTATAAATAAATCGTTAAGGAGAATATTTTATGACTGATAATAAAGATAATTCTGATGTAGCTGACATTGATTCATCTAATGACTATCGTGATCTATTCAAAAAGTACCCTGCTTTGCACGATATGTATCTTGAATTATTGTGCAATGTTCCTCTTGATGACAAACTCTTGGATTTTATAGATAATGTATTCTTGACACTACAGTCTCGTTTAAACTTTGATCCTGGTGATTATCAGGGAGCTACCCCTGATGATCTAACGAATGCTATAAAACCTGAATACATCTATTTGTGTAAACACCTTTTGACCGTGGATAAATCAGTTATTGGTGAATTTGTAAAATCTGGATTATTAGATCTTAATGGTATCTATAAAGAAATAACAGGGGATGATTCAAATCCAGACGATATCCAAAAAGCAATAACTAATCTAGGCGAGGAGCGCGGTATCTCTGCACTCATTAATCCTGTGCCAGGTAGCCCAGGACTAGGTATATAAGGATTTTTTAGTTCTTAATTTAGCAACCGACCGAATTAAGTAATGCGCTACTTTTAGGGCTAGTGGGAGTTCTTAGGAAACTTGCAGTTTCATTTCCTGGCCTGTTGAGAAAATCGGTAAGAGGACTTTCAAGAGGAGTTTCTCCATTTTTGTAACCTGCTAACGCCCTTCTTGATGTTCTGGTTAATCTACATGCATTGCCATTGGCAGTTGACACTGCCAATAGTGGAGCTTGTGTCTCTGGTAATCCCACGCTGTTCGCACCTGGTATTTGTCCACCAGTTATTAGTTCTGAGAAAGTTGTACTAGTACCTATAAATGTACTGTTTCCTATAAACGAGGCACCGGGTTGTTTCGATTTGCCAACAACGTCCGGGCCACCTTGGTCTGATGGAAATAAATCAGCCTTTGAGCCATCAGGGTTGGTACAAGTATCATTTATGACATAGGCAGTTCTTATTTCAAACCATTGTTCTTCTCCATCATTTCTTCCACCTCCATTGGCAGTTGCCTGTACATTACATTCTGCTGTAATAACCTTTTCAGTCATTACAGGGCTAGGATCATTTGAGTATTCATGGAAAGTTAATTCTAACCTAAAATTTGTATTGTTAATATTTTCATCTTGAGCTATAGGTTTACTATTTATTATATCTCTAATGGCTGACATAGCTTTGTGCATATTTTGCTTCGCGTAGCCAGGATTAGATTCATCAAGAAATGCGGTGTGGCCAGGATATTGGTAACGTCCTTGGCTAGCAAGCCTTGCATCCTTTTTATTTCCCTTGGCTATATGCCTAGCACTCCAATCGGTAAAATATGTACGACAGACCTTAAGCTTTCCGTTTGATGTTCGTTTGCCCTTTTTAGCTTCCACGCTTTGATAGATCGTAACTCCAACTAATTTTGGTGGATTTCTACACGCATCAGGAGAATCGTCATCTTTCTCATTCTCAGGTTTCCAGTCTGTTTCCGCCGCTGGTTTAGTCCGAGGAGGTGTTTCTGTTATTACGGGAGGATTAGGATTTTCTATGGGTGGTGGCGTGGGGTATGGTTCTGGTTCTGGTTTTGGTTCTGGATCAGGTTTTGGGGTAGGATCAGGTTTTGGGGTAGGATCAGGAGTAGTGTCTATTCCGCCTTCGCCGTAAACGTCGTAAGTTGGATTATTTTTAGGTGGCGCTGGTGCTGGTTTTACTCTAGGTTTCTTCTTTACTTTAGGTTCTTGTTCCTTTTGTCGCGCCCGTTCTAAAGTGTCAATTTGTTCAGGGGTTGTACCCAGCCATGCGCTAGTTACTTTACCAACATCACCATCTACTTTTATTCCAACTTTTTCTTGGAAGCCTTTAATAGCATCGATTGCTTCAACGCCTTCAGTGATTGGGAAACCATGTACGGCTAGTCTTCGATTGATATATTCATTTTGAATATCTTCTGGAGGTCTGTCCAGCTGGGCGCGAGTTTTAGGGCCGATATCGCCATCTGGTTCTAGTCCAGCTTTTTCTTGGAAACCTTTAATAGCATCGACGTCTGGCGATCCATTACTTCCTGTCGGAAAACCTTGATCCCCAAGCCGTGCTACATCAATTTCTGCTCTAGTGGGAGGTGGTGGTATTTGTGGCGCAGGTTGGGCTGTTCTTGGTTGAGCTGTTTGTGGTTGAGCGATAGATGTTCCATCTCGACCCGATGGGCCTTCTGCTAGTTTCGCTCGAGTCTGAGGGCCAGCCTTACCGTCTACTTGCAGTCTGTGGTTTCTTTGGAAAAATTTTATTGATCGTGTATATGCTGCTAAATCATTTCCTCCACCCAAAATATTAAAATCGCCGAGTTTCCATTGGACCCATGGGTCGATCCCAGTACCGTTTGCAGCAGGAGCTTGTGATGAAGTTGTTGCACTACTAGCTGCTTTGGCTTGATCAAGTGCTGCTTGAGTATTTTGGCCAACTATACCGTCTTGTGGTAGTCCAGCATCTTCTTGGAATCTTTTTACTATATCAACTTCTTCTTGAGTGGGTGGTGTACCAGGTGTAGCTGACGGCTTAGAAGCTGGAGCAGGAGCAGGAGCTGGAGCATCAGTATTAGCAGCTGCAGCTTCAGCAGCTTGAACCCTTGCAGCACCGGCCTGTCTAATTAACGTTTCTAAAGCTTGTACAGTTTGAGGGTTAGGGTTTGGTGCACTCTGTGAAGGTACTAATTGTCCCTCAGGTGGAATGACATTACTAACCCGATTTGAGACATTTTGCAAATCCCCCAAGGTGCGGGCACCCGTATCAAGTTCTTGACCGCCACTATCTTTTGCCAATTTGTATAGTCTGTCTACTTCCTCTCGGTCAATTCTGGCGTTACCGTTTTTCGGAAGACAAACAGCGCTAGCTTGACTGGCGCATTCTTGACTGGCTAAGGCTTCTGATGACGGACCAGGAGGTCCTTGGTCAAAAACAGTTTGTGCATCAGCAAGCATAGCGCCAGTTAAAACAAGCGGCGCGGCAAGAGCTGTTGCTCCAGCCGCTGGTGCAGCAGCTACTACTGGTGCGGCACCAACAATTGTTTCAGTGAGTCCTGGCACAGCCGCTGGTGATCCCTCGAATCCCTTATCCGGGTGGTTCGCTTCATAACTACTTGGATCCACTAAGGGATAAGGCGTTTCGGTTTCGTGATAACTTCCTGGGTCTTCAGGAGGATCAATTACTAGGCCACCTGTGACTGGCTTATTTCCAGTGTCCTGAG
This is a stretch of genomic DNA from Acidimicrobiia bacterium. It encodes these proteins:
- the proB gene encoding glutamate 5-kinase, producing the protein MNELEKPLIVIKIGSSSIVKHEGNNTDIDLNKISGLCKSINELRDSGHRVILVSSGAVAAGTHIVGIERPKSNDLKGLAACAAIGQPQLMTLYSKFAKELGFIFAQVLLTRSDFHDQDALDYLERTFESLFELGVVPLVNENDVVSNRELNFGDNDGISALITILLKADKFVLLTDQEGLLDKDPNEHDDAKLIEDIDVYLPSMVDQHASMSEYGSGGHGTKVAASDLATYACADLVAHIANSKKADSIVNILNSTEKSTRIKAKNTGLLSPIEAYEIFGELEKGRQEGRPYISVADLVNQK
- a CDS encoding helix-turn-helix domain-containing protein; this encodes MPKYDRTTLLKDLTSDSPAAVKKLLRTSDIALLFQVSERTVAEWARRGRIPSVRTPGGHRRYPSEQIVSLLREAELAGEGSSNN
- a CDS encoding glutamate-5-semialdehyde dehydrogenase, producing MNLEKKFESAKNASLVMRSIDSLKKIELIKSVVDHVGKHSDKIISTNRIECENAKKNGLTDSQIDRLFLDQQRIDAMMLAGRNVAELDDPVGEVLETFFGAKNIEIKKVRVPMGLVAVIYENRPNVTLDAVCIALKSSNAVILRGSSSAHETNTEIILAIKEGISAIGLDENIVSFIDDPSHESAIALMQAKGYVDVLIPRGGPSLINSIETNATVPYVIDGAGNCHVYVDSKADISMALDIVINSKTQRTSVCNACESLVVHNDIAQEFIPMIVDNLFEAGVLIHGDKKSCDIISECSEQAMGATGSLILATEEDFAKEYLGLEISIIVVESLSDAIEHINKNSTGHTESIVTSDLSNAQQFMNGIESAVVMHNTSTRFTDGERFGFGAEIGNSTQKLHARGPMALKELTTYQYRVSSNGETV
- a CDS encoding nicotinate-nicotinamide nucleotide adenylyltransferase; this translates as MRIGIYGGTFDPIHFAHLHAIAYAFENAKLDLCRVIVARDPWQKPEVKADAQKRFRWTQLGVEEFFPDNKNIIVDDCEIKRDGNTYTIDTINELKHKYPNDDLVLIVGDDIPENFNTWKDHDQIIKLCELFIVSKSIMPISSTYIRKQLLEGKTVRALIPKSIENDIILNNFYT
- the rsfS gene encoding ribosome silencing factor, with the protein product MIDNFEGILKADRDLIEIIVSAAQDKKAQSIQVYDVGNIIGIAQYFVVCSANNDRLVSTIVDSILRKAREGSYHSVGLEGDKQKEWVLIDFGSIVVHVFLNDIREYYRIERLFKDCKKYSFESEQIQKGDEESIVAY
- a CDS encoding DUF378 domain-containing protein, which gives rise to MKTDMLNKLVTLLLVIGGLNVGITQVTKTNYLEKLLGGGTTLPGVLYVIIGVAALLGLYHLLDETMHHSTH
- a CDS encoding Gfo/Idh/MocA family oxidoreductase → MEKLRIGIIGTGIGLRQIAPGFLKTGQVEITAVSGSSIDRTLLHVQESAIAGNNGVESNDLLVTDDFKKVCDSNDVDLICVTTPNEFHIEQMAYALNTDKHILLEKPVGMTKRETEDLVKLQGSKNRLVVVDHQLRFNPYFVKIKKLIEHGNIGKPYYISINHASPWIMDNKHDYLWSLDKELGGGVRLALGIHLIDLVRFFLGCEPYAVSATLNNIFYTYNPIGSKEFNSQVSLYFSANLNFPECDVVLSNSAVSHSGYQFDMMIRGDQGEIGFNLKDNAIFYKNNKDGEKIISDDATKEYDLLGGNTIFWNSFTYYAQIIVDAIQNGDNKIVNASGLDDAIKNMTVLDAMMTSSQNGTRELLGEWPKNQYS
- a CDS encoding peptidoglycan-binding protein — its product is MSKHTRKLKRSALKDLAQGDGITSAVAASGLRTGKLADTAGKTVTAVTVVASGLAGVNTVTASPASASETSLESVTQQGPPVASAGNPNPNPKPNAETIMVYESDGAPQTVEETNAALGHKGPYTGTIPQDTGNKPVTGGLVIDPPEDPGSYHETETPYPLVDPSSYEANHPDKGFEGSPAAVPGLTETIVGAAPVVAAAPAAGATALAAPLVLTGAMLADAQTVFDQGPPGPSSEALASQECASQASAVCLPKNGNARIDREEVDRLYKLAKDSGGQELDTGARTLGDLQNVSNRVSNVIPPEGQLVPSQSAPNPNPQTVQALETLIRQAGAARVQAAEAAAANTDAPAPAPAPASKPSATPGTPPTQEEVDIVKRFQEDAGLPQDGIVGQNTQAALDQAKAASSATTSSQAPAANGTGIDPWVQWKLGDFNILGGGNDLAAYTRSIKFFQRNHRLQVDGKAGPQTRAKLAEGPSGRDGTSIAQPQTAQPRTAQPAPQIPPPPTRAEIDVARLGDQGFPTGSNGSPDVDAIKGFQEKAGLEPDGDIGPKTRAQLDRPPEDIQNEYINRRLAVHGFPITEGVEAIDAIKGFQEKVGIKVDGDVGKVTSAWLGTTPEQIDTLERARQKEQEPKVKKKPRVKPAPAPPKNNPTYDVYGEGGIDTTPDPTPKPDPTPKPDPEPKPEPEPYPTPPPIENPNPPVITETPPRTKPAAETDWKPENEKDDDSPDACRNPPKLVGVTIYQSVEAKKGKRTSNGKLKVCRTYFTDWSARHIAKGNKKDARLASQGRYQYPGHTAFLDESNPGYAKQNMHKAMSAIRDIINSKPIAQDENINNTNFRLELTFHEYSNDPSPVMTEKVITAECNVQATANGGGRNDGEEQWFEIRTAYVINDTCTNPDGSKADLFPSDQGGPDVVGKSKQPGASFIGNSTFIGTSTTFSELITGGQIPGANSVGLPETQAPLLAVSTANGNACRLTRTSRRALAGYKNGETPLESPLTDFLNRPGNETASFLRTPTSPKSSALLNSVGC